A genome region from Brachionichthys hirsutus isolate HB-005 unplaced genomic scaffold, CSIRO-AGI_Bhir_v1 contig_391, whole genome shotgun sequence includes the following:
- the LOC137914886 gene encoding major histocompatibility complex class I-related gene protein-like: MGQFTMKTSVLVLVLVLVLGTGVPGAVGETHSLKYFETTSSGVSNFPEFVCVGLIDDVQMIHYDSKTKRAEPKQDWMDKVTAEHPEYWTEETRIEVGNQERYKFDMETLKKRFNQSEGVHIVQRLSGCEWDDETGEVTGFQQYGYNGEDFIVLDLKTETWIAPSPQAVITKHRWDHDRALMEHKKHYLTQECPEWGRKYLEYGRSSLLRTELPSVFLLQKTPSSPVSCFATGFYPDRAALFWRKDGEELHEEVEHGEILPNHDGTFQMSVDLNLSSAAAEDWRRYDCVFQLFGVENDSVTRLDKGKIWTNWEEPTNGNAIIIIVITAAVLLVLTAAVGFKLYRQRTGKPRPPSEDSAELTKRLQPEVDMQ; this comes from the exons atgggacagttcacgatgaagacctcggttctggttctggttctggttctggttctgggtacaggtgtacctggggcggtgggag agactcactctttgaagtatttcgaGACGacgtcttctggagtctcaaacttcccggagtttgtgtgtgttggtttgatcgatgacgtccagatgattcactatgacagtaagaccaagagagcagaacccaaacaggactggatggacaaagtcacagcagagcatccagagtactggaccgAAGAGACGAGGATCGAAGTGGGGAACCAAGAACGGTACAAATTCGACATGGAAACTTTaaagaagcgcttcaaccaatcagaag gtgtccacattgtCCAGCGGCTgtctggctgtgagtgggacgatgagactggagaggtcactggttttcagcagtatggttataatggagaagacttcatcgtcctggacctgaagacggagacatggatcgctcccagtcctcaggctgtcatcaccaaacacagatgggatcatgatAGAGCTCTGATGGAACACAAGAAGCATTACCTCACCCAggagtgtcctgagtgggggaggaagtatctggagtatgggaggagctctctgctgagaacag agctcccctcagtgtttctcctccagaagactccttcctctcccgtcagctgcttcgctacaggtttctacccagacagagccgctctcttctggaggaaggatggggaggagcttcatgaggaggtggagcacggagagatcctccccaaccatgacggaaccttccagatgagtgtggacctgaacctttcatcggcggcggctgaagactggaggaggtacgactgtgtgttccagctcttcggtgtgGAGAACGACTcggtcaccagactggacaaaggaaagatctggaccaactggg aggaacccactaacgggaacgccatcatcatcatcgtcatcactgcagcggttcttctcgtcctcacggctgccgttggattcaagctgtacagacagaggacag gtaaacctcgtccaccttctgaggacagcgctgagctcacgaagagactgcagccggaggtggacatgcag
- the LOC137914889 gene encoding COP9 signalosome complex subunit 1-like — protein MCVCCVSYFSPYVSADMTKMAQAFNTTVAALEDELTQLILEGLINARIDSHSKILYARDVDQRSTTFEKSLHMGKEFQRRAKAMILRAAVLRNQIHVKSPPREGGQGELTPANSQTRMSTNM, from the exons atgtgtgtctgttgtgtgtcgtATTTCAGCCCCTACGTGTCGGCAGACATGACTAAGATGGCTCAAGCTTTCAACACCACGGTGGCAGCTCTAGAGGATGAGCTTACCCAACTCATTCTGGAGGGGCTCATTAATGCACGGATCGACTCCCACAGCAAG ATTCTTTATGCGAGGGACGTGGATCAGAGGAGCACCACGTTTGAGAAGTCGCTCCATATGGGCAAAGAGTTCCAGAGACGCGCCAAAGCCATGATCCTCCGGGCTGCAGTGCTGCGCAACCAGATCCACGtcaag TCGCCACCCAGAGAAGGCGGCCAGGGTGAACTGACACCAGCCAACAGCCAGACCAGAATGAGCACCAACATGTGa
- the LOC137914890 gene encoding LOW QUALITY PROTEIN: uncharacterized protein (The sequence of the model RefSeq protein was modified relative to this genomic sequence to represent the inferred CDS: deleted 1 base in 1 codon) — protein sequence NVRSLNNKSFLCHDFITLNNLDFFIITETWLPEGDDSALIEATPPDYTHLNQPRLSGKGGGVAAIFRNVFKCIPVSYNSYTSFDYLGFMVNSCDSIIIIIIYRPPKTNSVFIQEFAELVSYFITKHDRILILGDFNIHVFCPTHPLVNDFIETIDSLGLSQAVQVPTHNKGHTLDLVLHSGVTPQNVETKDICVSDHKAILFSAILSPQSFNHSAPV from the exons AATGTCCGCTCTCTTAataacaaatcatttttatgtcATGATTTTATCACGTTAAACAATCtggacttttttattattacggAAACTTGGCTACCTGAGGGAGACGACAGCGCCCTTATTGAAGCTACCCCGCCAGACTACACCCATCTTAATCAACCACGGCTGTCAggtaagggt gggggggtagctgccatctttagaaatgtttttaaatgcataccAGTTTCATACAACAGCTACACATCTTTTGACTATCTTGGTTTTATGGTGAATTCATGTGATTccattataattataataatttatagaccaccaaaaacaaacagtgtttttattcAAGAGTTTGCTGAGCTGGTATCATATTTTATAACAAAGCATGACCGGATTCTTATTTTAGGAGATTTTAacatacatgttttttgtccCACTCACCCCCTTGTCAATGATTTTATTGAAACGATTGACTCTCTTGGTCTCTCTCAGGCAGTCCAagttccaacacacaacaaaggtCATACCTTGGATTTAGTCCTGCACAGTGGCGTCACTCCTCAAAACGTTGAGACTAAGGATATCTGTGTGTCCGATCATAAGGCCATTTTATTTAGTGCGATTTTATCCCCTCAGTCTTTTAATCACAGCGCACCCGTATGA